A portion of the Nitrospira sp. genome contains these proteins:
- a CDS encoding HNH endonuclease encodes MEMTLLLNSTYEPLRVLHWQKAITLLWQGKVEVLEVYDRQIHGISISIKLPSVMRLLKLVKLKDSHRAVKFSRINIFTRDGYCCQYCKHKFRTEELTFDHVVPIAKGGRKTWENIVTACWRCNNRKSGRTPEEANMRLIKKPVKPRWSPTVTITIGIRNTPESWRDYLYWNLELDADPVDT; translated from the coding sequence ATGGAAATGACCTTGTTGCTCAACTCCACCTATGAACCGCTTCGTGTCCTGCATTGGCAAAAGGCCATCACTCTGCTCTGGCAGGGGAAGGTCGAAGTCCTCGAAGTCTACGACCGCCAAATCCACGGTATCTCGATCTCGATCAAGCTCCCCTCGGTGATGCGCCTCCTGAAGCTGGTGAAGCTCAAGGACAGTCATCGCGCAGTGAAGTTTTCGCGTATCAACATTTTTACGCGGGACGGCTACTGTTGCCAGTACTGCAAGCACAAGTTCCGCACTGAGGAACTGACGTTCGACCATGTCGTGCCGATCGCGAAAGGCGGGCGGAAGACCTGGGAAAACATCGTGACGGCCTGCTGGCGATGCAATAACCGGAAGAGCGGCCGGACGCCGGAAGAAGCGAACATGCGCCTGATCAAGAAACCCGTGAAGCCGCGCTGGAGCCCGACCGTCACGATTACCATCGGGATCCGGAACACGCCGGAAAGCTGGCGGGACTATCTGTATTGGAACCTCGAGCTCGACGCGGACCCGGTCGATACCTAG
- a CDS encoding MTH1187 family thiamine-binding protein, whose translation MVLLEFSMSPLGKGESVSKYVSRSLDIIDKSGVDYRLNPMGTVLEGEWDEVMAVVKKCYMRMRKDCNRVSCSIKIDYRKGPKGRLSSKVSSVESQLKRKLKS comes from the coding sequence ATGGTGTTGCTGGAATTCAGTATGTCGCCCCTGGGCAAGGGAGAGAGCGTGAGCAAATACGTGTCACGCTCGTTGGATATTATCGACAAGAGCGGTGTGGACTATCGGCTGAATCCGATGGGTACGGTGCTGGAAGGAGAATGGGACGAGGTCATGGCGGTGGTCAAGAAGTGCTACATGCGCATGCGCAAGGACTGCAATCGCGTGTCCTGCAGCATCAAGATCGACTACCGGAAGGGACCGAAGGGGCGCTTGTCGAGCAAAGTGTCGAGTGTGGAATCACAGCTCAAGCGAAAGCTGAAGTCCTAA
- a CDS encoding PhzF family phenazine biosynthesis protein: MPGPRRLQFYQADVFTDQPFGGNPVAVFPDADGLTDVELQQIAREMNLSETVFVFPPTDKAAVVKMRIFTPTQEIPFAGHPVIGTFFVLATLDRLALREPVTRVLQECNLGLFPVDIHTCNGVIERVVMAQPSPQFLDVIDEPEALFAIARSLGITKAVISETRFPVQVVSTGLPVIIVPVRTLTAVRQIIPDVAAIAELSQQYGANGMMVFSTMTVEQSSSVHTRMFAPLIGIVEDPATGSASGALGAYLVQHGVVDIRPSTEITAEQGYEIDRPSRILIQVDSDDDVIQGVTVGGQAMMVVEGTLTF, translated from the coding sequence ATGCCCGGTCCGAGGCGATTGCAGTTCTATCAAGCCGATGTGTTCACGGATCAGCCGTTCGGCGGAAATCCCGTCGCCGTGTTTCCCGATGCCGATGGCCTGACCGACGTTGAATTGCAGCAGATCGCCCGCGAGATGAATCTTTCCGAAACCGTGTTCGTGTTTCCTCCGACGGACAAGGCCGCCGTCGTGAAGATGCGTATCTTTACCCCGACGCAGGAAATTCCCTTTGCCGGGCATCCGGTGATCGGGACGTTTTTTGTGCTGGCCACCTTGGACCGTCTCGCGCTTCGGGAGCCTGTCACGCGGGTGCTGCAGGAATGTAATCTTGGTCTGTTTCCTGTCGATATCCATACGTGTAACGGCGTGATCGAGCGCGTGGTCATGGCGCAGCCGAGCCCGCAGTTTCTGGATGTCATCGACGAGCCGGAAGCGCTCTTCGCGATTGCCCGCTCCTTAGGCATTACCAAGGCGGTCATTTCAGAGACCCGTTTCCCGGTGCAGGTTGTTTCTACGGGGTTGCCGGTCATCATTGTGCCGGTGCGGACGCTCACGGCGGTGCGGCAGATCATTCCCGACGTCGCTGCCATCGCGGAATTGTCTCAGCAGTATGGCGCCAACGGCATGATGGTGTTCAGCACCATGACCGTCGAGCAGTCGTCGAGTGTGCATACGCGGATGTTCGCTCCCTTGATCGGCATCGTGGAAGATCCCGCGACCGGGAGCGCGAGCGGGGCGTTGGGTGCCTATCTGGTCCAGCATGGTGTGGTGGACATCCGGCCATCGACCGAGATTACCGCCGAGCAGGGGTATGAGATCGATCGCCCCTCCCGCATTCTGATCCAGGTGGACTCAGACGACGATGTCATTCAGGGCGTGACGGTCGGCGGACAGGCGATGATGGTGGTGGAGGGGACGCTCACCTTTTAG
- a CDS encoding CBS domain-containing protein, whose protein sequence is MASIAQIMNKKPQSIGPTTSIRGAAKKMRDLRVGSLLIKKGKNMVGIVTDTDLVRKGLATSQDVSKLTVEKIMTTPLCTIESNRAVDDAQDMMGDLGVRHLAVTKGGSIVGVVSVRDLLMHYKRYAQSKLADKQVYSEPKIGQD, encoded by the coding sequence ATGGCGAGTATTGCGCAGATCATGAACAAGAAACCCCAGAGCATTGGTCCGACGACGTCGATTCGCGGTGCGGCGAAGAAGATGCGTGACTTGCGGGTCGGTTCTCTCCTGATCAAGAAGGGGAAGAACATGGTGGGGATCGTGACCGACACGGATCTTGTCCGCAAGGGACTGGCGACCAGCCAGGATGTATCGAAACTCACGGTGGAAAAGATCATGACCACTCCGCTCTGCACCATCGAGAGCAATCGGGCGGTCGATGACGCGCAGGATATGATGGGCGATCTCGGCGTGCGCCATCTTGCGGTGACCAAGGGCGGTTCGATCGTCGGTGTGGTGTCGGTGCGCGATTTGTTGATGCACTACAAGCGGTACGCGCAATCGAAACTGGCGGATAAGCAGGTGTACTCTGAACCGAAGATCGGGCAAGACTAG
- a CDS encoding (2Fe-2S) ferredoxin domain-containing protein, which translates to MPKPKYHILVCTNARPPGHPKPSCGGQGSAQLLMTFNMGLMQRGIMPGEVLVTGSSCLGPCEQGPTVVVYPDNTWYSKVTEADVATILDEHIKGGKPAAKLNPDSVWK; encoded by the coding sequence ATGCCAAAACCGAAATATCATATTCTTGTCTGCACGAATGCCCGCCCGCCGGGCCACCCGAAACCGTCCTGCGGCGGCCAAGGCTCTGCGCAACTGCTGATGACCTTCAACATGGGTCTCATGCAGCGCGGCATCATGCCTGGCGAAGTCCTCGTCACGGGCTCCTCCTGCCTCGGCCCCTGCGAGCAGGGACCGACCGTCGTGGTGTACCCGGACAACACCTGGTATTCGAAAGTCACGGAAGCCGATGTCGCTACGATTCTCGATGAGCACATCAAGGGCGGCAAGCCGGCGGCGAAGCTGAATCCGGATTCGGTCTGGAAGTAG
- the alr gene encoding alanine racemase has translation MYTPSQFPPTSVSVDLNALGQNLAHVRRLAPRSEVLAVVKANAYGHGSIELTRTLQHLAVHRFGVATVDEGIVLRQAGIHDPILVMGPTAPAQFPDLIAHRLTPVLYRSDMVQVFAAAISPETAPYSVHVKIETGMGRLGVRPPEMPDLAAMPAFHAALRLEGLMTHLADADNTETTHTEKQLTEFQQTLDTLRQRGISCPLTHAANSAGIIKYPASLYSLVRPGIMLYGYHTLSNETPAPELRPILTWKATIAHLHNIQAGDSVSYNRTFIAARRSRIAVLPVGYADGYNRLLSNRGMVLIGGRRAPVVGRVCMDMTMVDVTDIPGVHIGQEAILIGQQGHESITAADLAAWQQTIPYEVLCAIGQRVPRHYLPLCPNDETSSPKP, from the coding sequence GTGTACACGCCGTCTCAGTTCCCCCCAACCTCCGTCTCCGTCGATCTGAATGCCCTCGGGCAGAATCTCGCCCATGTGCGGCGCCTTGCACCGCGCTCCGAGGTACTGGCCGTCGTCAAGGCCAATGCCTACGGCCATGGGTCCATTGAACTCACACGCACGCTGCAACACCTGGCCGTCCACCGCTTTGGTGTCGCCACCGTGGATGAGGGCATCGTGCTTCGCCAAGCGGGCATTCATGATCCCATCCTGGTCATGGGCCCGACCGCCCCGGCACAATTTCCCGACCTGATCGCGCATCGTCTGACGCCCGTGCTGTACCGGTCCGATATGGTCCAGGTCTTTGCCGCAGCCATTTCTCCGGAGACCGCGCCCTATTCCGTGCATGTCAAAATCGAAACCGGGATGGGTCGCTTGGGAGTGCGTCCTCCAGAAATGCCCGACCTCGCAGCCATGCCGGCCTTTCACGCCGCTCTCCGGCTCGAAGGCCTCATGACTCACCTGGCTGATGCGGACAATACCGAGACCACACACACGGAGAAACAACTCACAGAGTTCCAGCAGACACTCGACACGTTGCGCCAACGTGGGATCTCCTGTCCCCTGACACACGCCGCCAACAGCGCCGGGATCATCAAGTATCCCGCAAGCCTCTATTCGCTCGTGCGGCCCGGCATCATGCTGTATGGCTACCATACACTCTCGAATGAAACGCCTGCGCCTGAGTTGCGACCGATCCTCACCTGGAAAGCAACCATCGCACACCTGCACAACATCCAAGCGGGCGACAGCGTCAGCTACAACCGGACCTTCATTGCCGCACGCCGATCCCGTATCGCGGTGCTCCCGGTCGGCTATGCAGACGGGTACAACCGGTTGCTGTCGAATCGTGGCATGGTGCTGATCGGCGGACGCCGTGCGCCGGTCGTCGGACGTGTCTGCATGGACATGACGATGGTCGACGTAACGGACATACCAGGCGTGCACATCGGGCAGGAAGCGATTCTTATCGGACAGCAGGGCCACGAGTCCATCACCGCAGCCGATCTCGCCGCCTGGCAACAGACGATTCCCTATGAAGTCCTCTGCGCCATCGGCCAGCGTGTGCCGCGCCACTATCTCCCGCTGTGCCCAAATGACGAGACGTCCTCACCGAAGCCCTGA
- the tsf gene encoding translation elongation factor Ts, with the protein MASLSELVKELREKTGAGILDCQKALTENGNSIDKAIDYLRQKGLAAAQKKAGRETNQGLIHAYIHAGGKIGVLIEVNCETDFVARNEQFKAFVNDLALQVAAASPSYVRREEIAEDVVAKERSIYEGQAKELGKPPAAWPKIIEGKLEKFYQENCLLEQAFIKDPSVVIKDLLAQQIAKIGENMNIRRFTRFQLGQA; encoded by the coding sequence ATGGCAAGTTTGAGTGAGCTCGTCAAAGAGTTGCGTGAGAAAACAGGGGCCGGCATTTTGGATTGCCAGAAAGCCCTGACCGAGAACGGAAACAGCATCGACAAAGCGATCGACTATCTCCGCCAGAAGGGATTGGCGGCGGCCCAGAAAAAGGCCGGTCGCGAGACCAATCAGGGCTTGATCCATGCCTACATCCATGCCGGCGGAAAGATCGGCGTGCTTATCGAAGTCAATTGTGAGACCGACTTCGTGGCGCGGAATGAGCAGTTCAAGGCGTTTGTGAACGATCTGGCGCTGCAGGTGGCGGCCGCCAGCCCGTCCTACGTCCGACGGGAAGAGATTGCCGAAGATGTCGTCGCGAAAGAGCGCAGCATCTACGAAGGGCAAGCCAAGGAACTCGGCAAGCCACCGGCCGCCTGGCCGAAAATCATCGAGGGCAAGCTCGAGAAGTTCTACCAGGAAAATTGCTTGCTCGAACAGGCCTTCATCAAGGATCCGTCCGTCGTCATTAAGGATCTGTTGGCGCAACAAATCGCCAAGATCGGCGAGAACATGAACATCCGCCGGTTCACACGATTCCAACTAGGCCAAGCATGA
- a CDS encoding UMP kinase, with translation MSSAHYRRILLKVSGEMLAGEQGYGVQPSILEGLAEEIADVVAMDVEVAVVIGGGNIFRGLAASARGMERASADYMGMLATVLNALALQNALEGKGVSTRVQSAIEMRQLAEGYIRRRAIRHLEKKRVVIFAGGTGNPYFSTDTAASLRAMEIGAQVIMKGTKVDGIYDSDPVKNPQAKKYAEIPFLSILTQNLKVMDSTAISLCMDNRLPLIVFNLKEKGNFKRVVQGEPIGTLVTVESR, from the coding sequence ATGAGTTCTGCCCACTACCGCCGCATCCTGCTGAAAGTCAGCGGAGAAATGCTGGCCGGTGAGCAGGGCTATGGCGTTCAACCCTCGATTCTCGAGGGACTCGCAGAAGAAATTGCCGACGTCGTCGCGATGGACGTCGAAGTAGCCGTTGTGATCGGCGGCGGCAATATCTTCCGCGGCCTGGCCGCCAGCGCGCGCGGCATGGAGCGGGCCTCCGCCGACTACATGGGCATGCTCGCCACGGTGTTGAATGCCCTCGCCCTCCAAAATGCGCTGGAAGGCAAAGGTGTCAGCACGCGCGTCCAATCGGCCATCGAGATGCGTCAGCTGGCCGAAGGCTACATTCGCCGCCGCGCCATCCGACATCTGGAAAAAAAGCGCGTGGTGATCTTCGCCGGAGGCACGGGAAACCCCTATTTCTCTACCGACACCGCAGCCTCACTGCGGGCGATGGAAATCGGCGCCCAGGTTATCATGAAGGGCACCAAGGTCGACGGCATCTACGACAGCGATCCGGTCAAGAATCCACAAGCCAAGAAATATGCAGAGATTCCGTTTCTGTCGATTCTTACCCAAAACCTCAAGGTGATGGACTCGACGGCCATCAGCTTGTGCATGGACAACCGGTTGCCATTGATCGTTTTCAATTTGAAAGAGAAGGGAAACTTTAAACGTGTCGTCCAGGGCGAACCTATCGGGACCCTGGTCACCGTGGAAAGTCGCTAA
- a CDS encoding zinc-binding dehydrogenase encodes MNAVVFHEHGGPGKLQYQEMPMPTIGVDEVLVRVKACALNHLDIWIRQGSPAYPMPLPHILGSDISGVVHQIGSHVEGVAEGERVYVAPGVGCGRCEHCCAGRDNMCRSYGLIGAMCHGGYAEYVKVPARNVFPIPGALSFEQAAAFPLVSVTAWHMLFGLAAVQPGEEVLIMGAGSGVGHMAIQMAKLAGARVLTTVGSDDKIAKAKALGADEVINHSREQVNQRVRELTHRRGVDVVIEHIGPEVWTQCIDALAKGGRLITCGATTGAEVKLDLRYVYSRQLTIRGSYMGSQSELLKAAHLVGQGRLQPVIDRTFPLSEAKAAQEYLLNRKFFGKIVLSVS; translated from the coding sequence ATGAATGCAGTGGTGTTCCACGAACATGGCGGGCCGGGGAAGCTGCAGTATCAAGAGATGCCGATGCCGACCATCGGTGTCGATGAAGTGCTCGTGCGGGTCAAAGCCTGCGCGTTGAACCATCTCGACATCTGGATCCGGCAGGGCAGTCCCGCCTATCCGATGCCGCTTCCGCATATCCTCGGGTCCGACATCTCCGGCGTGGTGCACCAGATCGGTTCGCACGTGGAAGGGGTTGCCGAGGGCGAGCGCGTGTATGTGGCTCCCGGTGTCGGTTGCGGGAGGTGCGAGCACTGTTGTGCCGGTCGCGACAACATGTGCCGGTCCTACGGGTTGATCGGGGCGATGTGCCATGGCGGATATGCCGAGTATGTGAAGGTGCCGGCGCGGAATGTGTTCCCCATTCCCGGCGCACTGAGCTTCGAGCAGGCGGCGGCGTTTCCGCTCGTGTCTGTCACCGCCTGGCATATGCTGTTTGGATTGGCTGCTGTGCAGCCAGGCGAAGAGGTGCTGATCATGGGTGCGGGCAGCGGGGTGGGACACATGGCGATTCAAATGGCCAAGCTGGCCGGCGCCCGTGTGTTGACCACCGTCGGGAGCGATGACAAGATCGCAAAGGCGAAGGCGCTGGGCGCCGACGAGGTGATCAATCACAGCCGCGAGCAGGTGAACCAGCGGGTGCGTGAGTTGACCCACCGCCGCGGTGTGGATGTAGTGATCGAACACATCGGCCCGGAAGTGTGGACGCAGTGTATCGATGCATTGGCCAAAGGCGGCCGGTTGATTACCTGTGGCGCCACGACGGGCGCGGAGGTGAAGCTGGATCTCCGGTATGTTTATTCTAGACAGCTGACCATCCGTGGTTCGTACATGGGGTCGCAGAGCGAATTGCTCAAAGCCGCTCACCTGGTCGGCCAGGGCCGGTTGCAGCCCGTGATCGACCGGACGTTCCCGCTGTCCGAGGCGAAGGCGGCGCAAGAATATCTTCTGAATCGAAAATTTTTTGGTAAGATCGTGCTGAGCGTTTCATAA
- the frr gene encoding ribosome recycling factor, producing MSTAQEVKQRVTEKMDHAIEHLKRDLAGLRTGRASVALVDGIKVDYYGTMTPLKQVANVATPEARLITIQPWEQNLIREIEKAIQTSDLGLTPSNDGKLIRIPLPPLTEERRKELIKVCKKHGEEVKVQIRGFRRDGNEELKKLQKDTKLTEDELRKSEAEIQKLTDQYVQKIDDVMKKKEGEILEV from the coding sequence ATGTCGACGGCGCAGGAAGTGAAACAACGCGTAACCGAAAAGATGGACCACGCGATCGAACATTTGAAGCGGGACCTGGCCGGACTGCGTACCGGTCGCGCATCCGTGGCACTGGTGGACGGCATTAAAGTCGATTACTACGGAACCATGACGCCGCTGAAGCAGGTTGCCAACGTCGCCACCCCCGAAGCCCGGCTCATCACGATTCAGCCCTGGGAGCAGAACCTTATCAGGGAAATCGAAAAAGCCATCCAAACCTCGGACCTCGGATTGACCCCGTCGAACGACGGCAAGCTTATCCGGATTCCCCTTCCGCCGCTCACTGAAGAGCGCCGGAAAGAACTCATCAAGGTCTGCAAAAAACACGGCGAAGAAGTGAAGGTGCAGATTCGCGGTTTCCGCCGGGACGGCAACGAAGAACTCAAGAAGTTGCAGAAAGACACGAAGCTGACCGAAGATGAACTGCGCAAGTCGGAGGCCGAAATTCAGAAGCTCACCGACCAGTACGTGCAGAAAATCGACGACGTGATGAAGAAAAAAGAAGGCGAGATCCTGGAAGTCTAG
- a CDS encoding bifunctional precorrin-2 dehydrogenase/sirohydrochlorin ferrochelatase translates to MAANPGFQISLDVRGWPVLVIGGDEEAADKVQRLLEAGAKVTVISPTLHEVLRKLAASAKIIHRGRHFRANDLEAVILVLNTIRDDRELSHSLMRLAREQKFLIWSVDQPDVSNVVMPAVVSSGHVRVAISSSGQAPALSGFMKEDLERILDNEFVAFVDWLGQLREQAKANEPDAEKRRALLREALDGFRLLGKVQYPKVWLDQRAAVGAGEKRGS, encoded by the coding sequence ATGGCTGCAAATCCCGGGTTTCAAATTTCACTCGATGTGCGTGGGTGGCCGGTTTTGGTGATCGGCGGTGATGAGGAAGCGGCAGATAAAGTGCAGCGGCTCCTAGAGGCAGGCGCGAAGGTGACGGTCATCAGTCCCACCCTGCATGAAGTGCTTCGTAAGCTGGCGGCCTCGGCCAAAATCATTCATCGTGGACGGCATTTCCGTGCGAACGACCTGGAGGCGGTCATTCTGGTCTTGAACACGATACGCGATGACCGTGAACTCTCCCACTCGCTCATGCGATTGGCTCGCGAACAGAAATTTCTGATCTGGTCGGTCGACCAGCCCGACGTGTCGAACGTGGTGATGCCGGCCGTCGTGAGCTCCGGCCATGTTCGTGTGGCGATCAGCTCGAGCGGGCAGGCGCCGGCTTTGTCCGGATTCATGAAGGAAGATCTCGAGCGTATTTTGGACAACGAGTTTGTCGCGTTCGTCGATTGGCTCGGGCAGCTTCGCGAACAGGCCAAGGCCAACGAACCGGACGCGGAGAAACGTCGCGCGCTGTTGCGTGAGGCGCTGGATGGATTCCGACTCCTGGGAAAAGTGCAGTACCCGAAGGTGTGGCTGGATCAACGGGCGGCCGTCGGGGCAGGGGAAAAGCGCGGATCATAG
- a CDS encoding gamma-glutamylcyclotransferase, producing MKFFFYADNLNLSQLKRRAPEHKFLFTAYLPDHSIQFCRWSTQWRCGLASVIPSPGEKVWGAVFEITDEDLKILDEFEDDVPQGAYRHLPVTVITEDGEKLLVTTHAANPIGKFKPKEHYIDWVLKGIKQWKLPEECIEQWNAYKPA from the coding sequence ATGAAGTTCTTCTTTTACGCGGACAATTTGAACCTATCTCAACTCAAGCGTCGCGCCCCGGAACACAAGTTTCTTTTCACGGCGTACCTTCCCGACCATAGCATTCAGTTCTGCCGCTGGTCGACGCAATGGCGATGCGGCCTGGCGAGCGTGATTCCGTCGCCGGGGGAAAAAGTCTGGGGAGCCGTCTTCGAAATCACCGACGAAGATCTCAAGATCCTCGATGAATTCGAAGACGATGTGCCGCAGGGCGCCTACCGGCACCTGCCGGTGACCGTGATCACGGAAGACGGTGAAAAGTTATTGGTCACCACCCATGCGGCCAATCCCATCGGCAAGTTCAAGCCGAAAGAGCATTACATCGATTGGGTACTCAAGGGCATCAAGCAATGGAAGTTGCCTGAGGAATGCATCGAACAGTGGAACGCGTATAAACCAGCCTGA
- a CDS encoding Rieske 2Fe-2S domain-containing protein: protein MDSKPDYITVAQVDQVPPGTCRTVEIEGVFLALCNVEGTFHVIDNTCPHAGGPLGEGCMDGELVECPWHGWRFNVRTGERPENPEIRVACVEVRVQGTDVQVKTPLTL from the coding sequence ATGGATTCGAAGCCAGACTATATCACCGTCGCCCAGGTGGACCAGGTTCCTCCGGGCACCTGCCGCACCGTTGAAATCGAGGGAGTTTTTCTCGCCCTCTGCAATGTCGAGGGTACTTTTCACGTCATCGACAATACATGCCCGCACGCAGGCGGACCGCTGGGCGAAGGATGCATGGACGGCGAATTGGTCGAATGCCCCTGGCACGGGTGGCGATTCAATGTTCGGACCGGTGAGCGGCCTGAAAATCCGGAGATCCGCGTGGCCTGCGTGGAAGTGAGGGTACAAGGCACGGACGTGCAGGTGAAAACACCCCTTACATTGTAG
- a CDS encoding MogA/MoaB family molybdenum cofactor biosynthesis protein, producing MVITCSDTRTPETDTSGRLIQQLLKDKGHHIAAYHLVKDEPAEITARIAEGITNESVQAIVINGGTGISRRDSTFEAVDAMLEKRLDGFGEVFRYLTYQDIGSPAIMSRATAGIIKGRILFSTPGSENAVRLAMEKLILPELGHLVKELTK from the coding sequence ATGGTCATTACCTGCAGCGACACCCGCACACCTGAGACCGACACCAGCGGCCGTTTGATCCAGCAGTTGCTCAAGGACAAGGGCCACCACATCGCCGCCTACCACCTCGTTAAAGACGAACCGGCAGAGATTACGGCGCGGATCGCCGAAGGCATCACCAATGAATCCGTGCAAGCCATTGTCATCAACGGCGGAACAGGGATCTCACGGCGCGACTCGACGTTTGAGGCCGTGGATGCAATGCTGGAAAAACGGCTGGATGGATTCGGCGAAGTGTTTCGCTATCTGACCTATCAGGACATCGGCTCACCGGCCATCATGAGCCGGGCCACCGCCGGCATCATCAAGGGCCGTATCCTCTTTTCGACTCCAGGATCAGAAAACGCCGTCCGCCTGGCAATGGAAAAGCTGATCCTCCCCGAACTCGGCCACCTCGTCAAAGAACTCACGAAATAA
- a CDS encoding DUF4403 family protein: protein MGGRRRFDRKSLFCCSAAILSLCAAAPAAAAGADTARHQQTHPSSMTVHVPIPITALAEQYGNIHQSLAAHRHTQRDWVALGGGTGFLKYRIWPGDQSSTTTGGRLLSHSSFPFGVEYAKQIKGTVTKIADCGQQDATTGTGRLSVTLATTFSHGRAYTLLPASSVTAVEANRPCLLSEQGVDTAPLMAQVYRSELHGMLSAVDRKAATLVTLKPAVTHIWNDLQEPLLLDEAEGLWLQLNPEAIGPAGVESLSGTPAAGYGVTARPAVVRGTKPLSRHLPLPELQSQFHDEGFHVAFALQVPIEEANQRLREAVVGQEWSLGVGTITIVGATLYPLGNQVGVELTLRGLLPLTLRLKGTPVYDEAAGRIFFRDVDYTIKKRTPATDLAEEWLHEPLRDELAGRLVLPIREELDLMRQAVEKGLNRNMTGGRLRGTVRRLSLEALTVQTASLSVRFNTEGTLHYDAHADIVTP, encoded by the coding sequence ATGGGCGGACGACGCCGGTTCGATCGAAAAAGCCTATTCTGCTGCTCAGCAGCCATTCTGAGTCTCTGCGCCGCAGCACCCGCGGCAGCGGCAGGAGCCGACACAGCCCGGCACCAGCAGACGCACCCCTCCAGCATGACGGTGCATGTCCCCATTCCGATAACCGCCTTGGCCGAGCAGTATGGGAACATTCACCAGTCGCTCGCCGCACATCGACACACACAACGCGACTGGGTGGCACTGGGCGGAGGCACCGGATTTCTGAAGTACCGGATCTGGCCGGGAGACCAGAGTTCGACGACGACCGGAGGTCGCCTGTTATCCCACTCCAGCTTTCCCTTCGGCGTGGAATACGCGAAGCAGATCAAAGGCACGGTGACGAAAATCGCCGACTGCGGCCAACAGGATGCCACAACCGGCACAGGCCGGTTATCGGTGACGCTGGCAACCACCTTCAGCCATGGCCGCGCCTATACCCTGCTGCCTGCGAGCAGCGTGACTGCGGTGGAAGCGAACCGACCCTGCCTGCTCTCCGAACAGGGGGTAGATACAGCGCCCCTGATGGCGCAAGTCTATCGAAGTGAGTTGCACGGGATGCTGTCGGCGGTAGACCGAAAGGCTGCCACCCTCGTGACGCTGAAGCCCGCCGTCACTCACATTTGGAACGATCTGCAGGAACCCCTGTTGCTGGACGAAGCGGAAGGGCTCTGGCTCCAACTGAATCCTGAAGCTATCGGTCCCGCCGGAGTCGAGTCGCTGTCAGGCACCCCAGCCGCGGGGTATGGCGTCACGGCCAGACCGGCCGTCGTGCGCGGCACCAAGCCCTTGTCACGACATCTCCCCCTCCCCGAGCTGCAGTCCCAGTTTCATGACGAGGGCTTTCATGTCGCCTTCGCGCTCCAGGTCCCTATCGAGGAAGCGAATCAGCGATTGCGCGAAGCAGTGGTCGGGCAGGAATGGTCGCTGGGCGTCGGCACGATCACGATCGTGGGAGCGACATTGTACCCCCTGGGCAATCAAGTGGGAGTGGAACTCACCCTGCGAGGGCTGCTCCCGCTTACACTCCGTTTAAAGGGAACACCGGTGTACGACGAAGCGGCGGGACGGATCTTCTTTCGAGATGTCGACTACACGATCAAGAAACGTACACCGGCCACGGACCTGGCTGAAGAATGGTTACATGAACCGCTGCGGGATGAGTTGGCGGGAAGATTGGTGCTCCCCATTCGAGAGGAGCTGGACCTGATGCGCCAAGCGGTGGAAAAGGGACTGAACCGGAATATGACCGGAGGGCGCTTGCGCGGCACGGTTCGCCGGTTGTCGCTTGAGGCGCTGACGGTACAGACCGCCAGCCTCTCGGTGCGCTTCAACACCGAGGGCACACTCCACTACGACGCCCATGCGGACATCGTAACACCGTGA